One Campylobacter pinnipediorum subsp. caledonicus genomic window carries:
- a CDS encoding MFS transporter, with the protein MFGFLRSKQGKIVPEQEVLATYNRKRWNAIFGIFIGYAAFYIIRNNFILSTPYLQSELGFDKTDIGLISRTSLVIYGFSKGFMSVLADKANPKWFMIFGLVLSAMVNLMMGFSTAFWLFFILVCLNGLFQGMGAGPAYVVLASWYPRKSRGLITSIFNTSHNVGGGLVAPITGGAIAWLGTDHWQTANFIIPVAVVIFIAAIFAIFGAGKTYNEGLPQLNKILNNDKDELVTAKEDGEKLSSWEILKKYILTDKNVWFVSFIDVFTYMIRFGVLTWLPLYLLETKGFSKKDMSIAFAIFEWSAIISTIAAGYLTDSFFKGRRMPLSIISLVIVGGAMFIYHGGESLTTVTLGAAIIGCFIYVPMFLSSLQTIELVPPFAAGSATGLRGLLSYVLGSFSGTALIGYMAKNYGWDYGFYLLMFAVVACILCCYMVHLGVMKIEAEKLKK; encoded by the coding sequence ATGTTTGGATTTTTACGTTCCAAGCAAGGAAAAATAGTGCCTGAGCAGGAAGTCTTAGCAACCTACAACCGCAAAAGGTGGAATGCTATTTTTGGTATTTTTATCGGCTATGCCGCATTTTATATCATAAGAAATAACTTCATTCTCTCAACTCCATATCTACAAAGTGAGCTTGGCTTTGATAAAACAGATATAGGATTAATATCTAGAACTTCACTTGTAATTTACGGCTTTAGCAAAGGTTTTATGAGTGTGCTAGCAGATAAGGCGAACCCAAAGTGGTTTATGATATTTGGTTTGGTTCTTTCAGCAATGGTAAACCTAATGATGGGATTTAGCACAGCATTTTGGCTATTTTTTATATTGGTTTGTCTAAATGGACTATTTCAAGGAATGGGTGCTGGTCCTGCTTATGTAGTTCTTGCCAGTTGGTATCCTAGAAAGTCTCGTGGTCTTATCACTTCTATATTTAATACATCGCACAATGTAGGTGGGGGACTTGTGGCACCAATAACTGGTGGAGCAATTGCTTGGCTAGGCACGGATCACTGGCAAACAGCAAATTTTATAATTCCTGTTGCAGTGGTTATTTTCATAGCTGCTATTTTTGCTATTTTTGGAGCTGGAAAAACATATAATGAAGGTCTTCCTCAGCTAAATAAAATTTTAAACAACGATAAAGATGAATTAGTAACAGCAAAAGAAGATGGTGAAAAACTAAGTAGCTGGGAAATACTAAAAAAATATATATTAACAGATAAAAATGTATGGTTTGTTAGCTTTATAGATGTATTTACATATATGATACGATTTGGTGTTCTTACATGGCTACCACTTTACTTACTAGAAACAAAAGGATTTAGTAAAAAAGATATGAGTATAGCATTTGCTATATTTGAATGGTCAGCTATTATTTCCACAATAGCAGCAGGTTATTTAACAGATAGCTTCTTTAAAGGTAGAAGAATGCCTCTTTCTATAATTTCTCTTGTTATAGTGGGTGGTGCTATGTTTATTTATCACGGCGGAGAAAGTTTAACTACCGTAACGCTAGGTGCTGCTATTATTGGTTGTTTTATATATGTGCCGATGTTCCTTAGCTCACTTCAAACTATAGAGCTTGTTCCTCCTTTTGCAGCTGGTTCGGCCACCGGTCTTCGTGGTCTTTTAAGCTATGTACTTGGTAGCTTTTCAGGAACTGCACTTATAGGATATATGGCTAAAAATTATGGCTGGGATTATGGTTTTTATCTTTTAATGTTTGCTGTTGTTGCATGCATTTTATGCTGCTATATGGTTCATTTAGGTGTTATGAAAATAGAAGCCGAAAAACTTAAAAAATAA